A region from the Lytechinus variegatus isolate NC3 chromosome 6, Lvar_3.0, whole genome shotgun sequence genome encodes:
- the LOC121416496 gene encoding uncharacterized protein LOC121416496, translated as MECYETKIMNPTTNSSVLVGESSSSDTKEYRPPITAAKEQSEQISDTPFTPRMTFLVSWVSLLAWIFPLLILGVMIAPATASTQFLATNSTQTLNLIEGTNATINFDHLKCPPPAVPYYTFRYLTEEQPFCCKSQVSHSLMSGGLKEQDQEARFSVEGFHLDDTFSAILNIRNVSVQDGGWIELVYFLLNHNDHVFLRRTAEINVLSQPKKVKCHFLREEASKHHVVRCHAPAENGKVTISCYQNFSRTPPIVVYTDSDDLIRATFLPPLADQVHCCSHLTTKNVTQETCDHSIFRYPEQILSPISSTVLPPVIDDSLNIDHDLSTEGFMPSSSADQAKLSGLTTLCLQILIAVCSSLFLT; from the exons ATGGAGTGTTATGAGACCAAG ATAATGAACCCTACCACCAACTCTTCGGTATTAGTAGGTGAATCAAGCTCATCAGATACCAAAGAATATAG ACCTCCCATCACCGCGGCTAAAGAACAATCTGAGCAGATTTCTGATACACCATTTACACCGAGAATG ACTTTCCTGGTTTCATGGGTATCGTTATTGGCATGGATATTTCCACTACTCATTTTGGGAGTCATGATTGCACCTGCGACTGCATCAACCCAGTTCCTTGCTACAAACTCGACCCAAACTCTTAACCTGATCGAAGGTACCAATGCAACAATCAACTTCGACCACCTCAAGTGTCCTCCACCAGCTGTTCCATATTACACGTTCAGGTATCTAACCGAGGAGCAGCCATTCTGTTGTAAGTCCCAAGTTTCCCATTCCTTAATGAGTGGAGGTCTCAAGGAACAAGATCAAGAAGCCAGGTTTTCTGTAGAAGGTTTTCACCTGGATGATACTTTCTCTGCTATCCTGAACATACGTAATGTTTCTGTCCAAGATGGGGGATGGATTGAATTGGTTTACTTTTTACTGAACCACAATGACCATGTCTTCTTAAGAAGAACAGCAGAAATCAATGTGCTTAGTCAAcctaaaaaagtaaaatgccattttctcaggGAAGAGGCGAGCAAGCACCATGTTGTGCGATGTCATGCTCCTGCTGAAAATGGCAAGGTGACAATCAGTTGTTACCAAAATTTTTCAAGGACTCCACCGATAGTTGTCTACACGGACAGTGACGATTTGATTAGGGCAACATTTTTGCCTCCACTTGCCGACCAAGTTCATTGTTGTTCCCATCTTACCACAAAAAATGTAACACAGGAGACATGCGACCATTCAATCTTTCGCTATCCTGAACAAATCCTCTCACCTATCTCTAGCACTGTTCTTCCCCCAGTGATCGATGATTCATTGAACATTGATCATGATCTGTCAACTGAAGGTTTTATGCCTTCTAGCTCAGCAGATCAAGCTAAATTGTCAGGTCTGACGACACTGTGTCTACAAATATTGATTGCAGTGTGCAGCAGCCTTTTCTTGACATAG
- the LOC121416797 gene encoding uncharacterized protein LOC121416797, which yields MLPKIHKVGNPGRPIVSTINRPTELISQYLDSIFSPIVKGLPTYVRDSSEMIRTLETITLPEHGEKFLFTLDVKSLYTIIPQSDGLNAIRFYLRSHQSANRPDEDTIVRLTDLVLTRSSFSFNGKYYKQKKGVKMGTKMGPSYACLFMGYIESRFLSNYEGLPKHLLLRRYIDDYLGIAVSSKDEVMEFIDRLGNMHPSVQLTNEVSDASVAFLDLKVTIEGTGITTSVHYKLTDSHTFLNYASSHPPACKNSIPFSQLSRIRRICSEEDDYNQRADEMQHFFKQRGYPDEILTKAAKRVDTSTRADFLHRRNEEEAS from the coding sequence atgcttCCTAAAATACACAAGGTTGGAAATCCTGGGCGCCCGATTGTTTCTACGATAAACCGTCCCACTGAGCTCATCAGTCAGTATTTGGATAGTATCTTCTCTCCTATTGTGAAGGGCCTTCCGACCTACGTAAGAGACTCGTCAGAGATGATCCGGACTCTTGAGACTATCACACTCCCAGAGCATGGAGAGAAGTTTCTTTTCACTTTAGATGTCAAGTCTCTCTATACCATCATCCCCCAATCAGATGGCCTCAATGCTATTCGTTTCTATCTACGGAGTCATCAATCAGCTAACAGACCTGACGAGGACACTATAGTGCGCTTGACTGACCTCGTTCTCACACGTTCATCATTCAGCTTCAATGGTAAATACTACAAACAGAAGAAGGGCGTGAAGATGGGTACTAAGATGGGACCTTCTTATGCTTGTCTGTTCATGGGATACATCGAAAGCAGGTTCTTGTCCAATTACGAAGGCTTGCCAAAACATCTGCTTCTGCGAAGATATATTGATGATTATCTTGGAATCGCAGTGTCATCCAAGGATGAAGTTATGGAATTCATTGACAGACTTGGCAACATGCATCCTTCAGTTCAACTTACCAACGAAGTGTCAGACGCCAGTGTGGCTTTCTTGGACCTCAAAGTCACAATCGAAGGCACGGGTATCACCACGTCAGTGCATTACAAGCTTACTGATTCCCATACTTTCCTGAACTACGCATCTTCACATCCTCCTGCATGCAAGAATTCCATTCCCTTCTCTCAACTTTCTCGTATCCGTCGTATTTGTTCAGAGGAAGATGACTACAACCAACGAGCAGATGAAATGCAACATTTCTTCAAGCAACGAGGATACCCGGATGAGATCCTGACTAAGGCAGCTAAGAGAGTTGATACATCAACACGTGCGGATTTCCTACATCGGAGAAACGAAGAGGAGGCTAGCTGA
- the LOC121416790 gene encoding ankyrin repeat domain-containing protein 50-like has protein sequence MANGDGHPTLHLAASLGHLEAIRTILRHGENVNKVAWKGYTALHIAANNGHVDVIKYLISQGAEVNKGDNDGWTALHSAAMYGHLNVIKYLISQGAEVNKRDNDGWTALHSDAYNGHLEVTKYLISEGAEINGGNKDGQTALHIAAKNGRLDVIKLLISQGAEVNKGDNDGQTALHISAKNGHLDVIKYLIYQGAYVNRSVEGGQTALHIAAKNDHLDSIMYLVRQGAEVNKGDNDGWTALHSAAMNGHLDVIKYLISQGAEVNKGDNDGWTALHSGANNGHLDVIIYLISEGAEINGGNKDGQTALHIAAKNGRLDVIKLLISQGAEVNKGDNDGQTALHISAKNGHLDVIKYLIYQGAYVNRSVEGGQTALHIAAKNGHLDSIMYLVRQGAEVNKGDNDGWTALHIAAKNDHLRVLIFLINQGAEVKRGDNDGQTALHIAAKNGHLDVIKYLINQGAHVNRSDKGGQTALHIAAKNGHLDVIMYLISQGAEINGGNKDGQTALHIAAKNSYIDILKVLLANGARSDTEDKAGNIPIHYARDESVRQMIFPR, from the coding sequence ATGGCGAATGGAGATGGACATCCAACTTTACATCTTGCTGCATCGCTGGGTCATCTGGAAGCAATCAGAACTATACTTAGGCATGGAGAAAATGTGAACAAAGTGGCCTGGAAAGGCTACACTGCTTTACACATTGCTGCTAACAATGGTCAtgttgacgtcatcaaatatctgatcagtcaaggagctgaggttAATAAGGGAGATAAtgatggttggactgcattacacagtgCTGCTATGTATGGCCATCTTaacgtcatcaaatatctgatcagtcaaggagctgaggttAATAAGAGAGATAAtgatggttggactgcattacacagtgATGCTTACAATGGCCATCTTGAAGtcaccaaatatctgatcagtgaagGAGCTGAGATCAATGGGGGTAATAAAGATGGTCAGACTGCTCTACACATCGCTGCTAAGAATGGCCGTCTTGACGTCATCAAACTTCTGATCAGCCAAGGAGCTGAGGTTAATAAGGGAGATAATGATGGTCAGACTGCTCTACACATTTCTGCTAAGAATGGCCAtcttgacgtcatcaaatatctgatctaCCAAGGAGCTTATGTCAATAGGAGTGTTGAAGGTGGTCAGACTGCACTACACATTGCTGCTAAGAATGATCATCTTGACTCCATCATGTATCTGGTCAGGCAAGGAGCTGAGGTTAATAAGGGAGATAAtgatggttggactgcattacacagtgCTGCTATGAATGGCCAtcttgacgtcatcaaatatctgatcagtcaaggagctgaggttAATAAGGGAGATAAtgatggttggactgcattacacagtgGTGCTAACAATGGCCATCTTGACGTCATTATATATCTGATCAGTGAAGGAGCTGAGATCAATGGGGGTAATAAAGATGGTCAGACTGCTCTACACATCGCTGCTAAGAATGGCCGTCTTGACGTCATCAAACTTCTGATCAGCCAAGGAGCTGAGGTTAATAAGGGAGATAATGATGGTCAGACTGCTCTACACATTTCTGCTAAGAATGGCCAtcttgacgtcatcaaatatctgatctaCCAAGGAGCTTATGTCAATAGGAGTGTTGAAGGTGGTCAGACTGCACTACACATTGCTGCtaagaatggtcatcttgactcCATCATGTATCTGGTCAGGCAAGGAGCTGAGGTTAATAAGGGAGATAAtgatggttggactgcattacacatcgCAGCTAAGAATGACCATCTTCGTGTCCTCATATTTCTGATCAACCAAGGAGCTGAGGTCAAGAGgggtgataatgatggtcaGACTGCTCTACACATTGCTGCTAAGAATGGCCAtcttgacgtcatcaaatatctgatcaacCAAGGAGCTCATGTCAACAGGAGTGATAAAGGTGGTCAGACTGCACTACACATTGCTGCtaagaatggtcatcttgacgtCATCATGTATCTGATCAGCCAAGGAGCTGAGATCAATGGGGGTAATAAAGATGGTCAGACTGCTCTACACATCGCTGCTAAGAATAGTTACATTGACATTCTGAAGGTCCTACTTGCAAACGGAGCACGATCTGACACGGAAGACAAAGCAGGCAACATACCGATCCACTATGCAAGAGATGAATCAGTCAGACAGATGATTTTTCCAAGGTAA